The Manihot esculenta cultivar AM560-2 chromosome 1, M.esculenta_v8, whole genome shotgun sequence genome has a window encoding:
- the LOC110626621 gene encoding 30S ribosomal protein 3, chloroplastic has translation MSASMAIRPKINPSLKPTNFTSQNLLKTPVLSVKPKSSLLNLSSASSLRVVQSTAKLKLSASAAEPVLSEEETPRDKERLGVVVKPMEKPRIVLKLIWMQKAIGVALDQVIPGFGTIPLSPYYFWPKEDAWEQLKMLLESKPWISRKQMHILLNQATDVINLWQESRSNS, from the exons ATGTCAGCATCCATGGCAATTCGACCCAAAATCAATCCCTCTCTAAAACCCACAAATTTCACTTCACAAAACCTCCTTAAAACCCCAGTGTTGTCTGTGAAACCCAAATCTTCCTTGTTGAACTTAAGTTCGGCTTCTAGTCTGAGAGTCGTTCAGAGCACTGCAAAACTCAAACTTTCAGCTTCAGCAGCTGAACCAGTTCTCTCTGAAGAAGAAACACCCAGAGATAAAGAG AGGCTTGGAGTGGTGGTGAAGCCAATGGAGAAACCGAGGATAGTATTGAAGTTAATTTGGATGCAGAAGGCAATTGGTGTTGCTCTAGACCAAGTGATACCAGGCTTTGGCACAATCCCTTTGAGTCCTTACTACTTCTGGCCCAAAGAAGATGCCTGGGAGCAGCTTAAAATGTTGCTTGAAAGCAAGCCCTGGATATCCCGGAAGCAAATGCATATCCTTCTCAATCAGGCTACTGATGTCATCAACTTGTGGCAGGAAAGTAGAAGCAATTCATAG
- the LOC110599746 gene encoding IST1 homolog yields the protein MEAIVNVFLRKKFKTSRVKILAKLAISRAQILWKQRQVRYSHAKSDVIELLKLGYQERALLRVEHVMKEQNMMDAFAMIMDYCSLLIDRVMLLKKNKECPEELKEAISSLIFASSRCGEFPELQKIRGIFVSRFGREFAAHAIELRNNSGVNPKIIQKLSTQWPSLDSRSEVLKDIASENGIILNMEEDEEKFEDDELSEDENDVLPKDLKTRKKYRDVAAAALEAFESAAYAAAAARAAVELSRPKYEDTDR from the exons ATGGAGGCTATTGTAAATGTTTTTCTTAGAAAGAAGTTCAAGACCTCTAGAGTCAAGATTCTTGCAAAACTTGCAATCTCTAGGGCTCAAATCCTCTGGAAGCAGAGACAAGTTCGGTATTCCCATGCAAAGTCTGACGTTATTGAGCTCTTGAAACTTGGTTATCAAGAACGAGCTCTTCTTCGT GTTGAGCATGTGATGAAGGAGCAAAATATGATGGATGCGTTTGCTATGATCATGGATTATTGCTCCCTCCTCATAGACAGAGTCATGCTacttaagaagaacaa GGAATGTCCTGAAGAGCTAAAGGAGGCGATTTCCAGCTTGATCTTTGCGTCTTCTAGATGTGGGGAGTTTCCAGAGCTGCAAAAGATTCGTGGGATTTTTGTATCAAGATTCGGGAGAGAGTTTGCTGCTCATGCGATTGAGTTGAGGAACAATAGTGGAGTGAATCCTAAG ATCATACAAAAGCTTTCGACACAATGGCCAAGCTTGGACAGCAGATCGGAAGTCTTGAAGGACATTGCTTCTGAGAATGGTATCATCTTGAATATGGAGGAAGACGAG GAGAAATTTGAAGATGATGAATTATCTGAGGACGAAAATGATGTCTTGCCTAAGGATTTAAAAACAAGAAAGAAGTACAGAGATGTTGCTGCTGCTGCTCTAGAGGCGTTTGAATCAGCAGCTTATGCAGCAGCAGCTGCAAGAGCTGCTGTTGAACTGTCGAGACCCAAATATGAGGACACTGATCGATGA